One window of the Natronomonas marina genome contains the following:
- a CDS encoding NADPH:quinone reductase yields the protein MRAVRLSEHGGTEVLAVEDVSRPDPADDELLVEVAAAGVNPVDTYFREGSYEPVGLPFTPGVDFAGVVGEVGAGIEDFETGDRVFGTGIGNAGYQGGYAEYATVPGDRVVALPDGVDLVEAGAAGVVAATAWRALVDHANLDPAEYCLVHGGSGGVGHAAVQIAAAVSARTVTTASPDYHDDLAALGADTVLDYASDGLVDEVLAASDGGVDVVLDHRLDDYLQFDADVAAPEARVVGIGENDPAPGFTNDGAARSKDVSYQFMSLFNAPDLRVPLRGIAHLMDIGALSIEVARSYDLEEAGEAQRAVMEDSFLGKLVVEP from the coding sequence ATGAGAGCCGTCCGACTCTCCGAGCACGGTGGCACGGAGGTACTGGCCGTCGAGGACGTGTCCCGCCCCGACCCGGCCGACGACGAACTGCTCGTCGAGGTGGCCGCCGCGGGTGTCAACCCCGTGGACACGTACTTCCGGGAGGGCTCCTACGAACCCGTCGGTCTCCCCTTCACCCCGGGCGTCGACTTCGCCGGCGTCGTCGGCGAGGTGGGCGCGGGAATCGAGGACTTCGAGACCGGCGACCGGGTGTTCGGCACCGGCATCGGCAACGCCGGCTACCAGGGCGGCTACGCCGAGTACGCGACGGTCCCCGGGGACCGCGTCGTCGCCCTGCCAGACGGCGTCGACCTCGTCGAGGCGGGGGCGGCCGGCGTCGTCGCGGCGACCGCCTGGCGCGCGCTCGTCGACCACGCGAACCTCGACCCCGCCGAGTACTGTCTCGTCCACGGCGGGTCCGGCGGCGTCGGCCACGCCGCCGTCCAGATAGCCGCCGCGGTCAGCGCCCGGACGGTCACCACCGCCAGCCCCGACTACCACGACGACCTCGCGGCCCTCGGCGCCGACACCGTCCTCGACTACGCCAGCGACGGCCTCGTCGACGAAGTACTGGCGGCGTCCGACGGCGGCGTCGACGTGGTGCTGGACCACCGACTCGACGACTACCTCCAGTTCGACGCCGACGTGGCCGCACCGGAGGCGAGGGTGGTCGGTATCGGCGAGAACGATCCCGCGCCGGGGTTCACCAACGACGGCGCCGCCCGCTCGAAGGACGTGAGCTACCAGTTCATGAGCCTGTTCAACGCGCCCGACCTCCGGGTTCCGCTCCGGGGTATCGCCCACCTCATGGACATCGGCGCGCTGTCCATCGAGGTAGCCCGCTCCTACGACCTCGAGGAGGCTGGCGAGGCACAGCGCGCCGTCATGGAGGACAGCTTCCTCGGCAAACTCGTCGTCGAGCCCTGA
- the rpl18a gene encoding 50S ribosomal protein L18Ae produces MSEFTVRGRFPARYGEQAFEKQVEAPNEDVAVERAYAEFGSQHGLKRTQIDIDGVDA; encoded by the coding sequence ATGAGCGAGTTTACTGTCCGGGGCCGGTTCCCCGCCCGCTACGGCGAGCAGGCGTTCGAGAAACAGGTCGAGGCACCCAACGAGGACGTCGCCGTCGAGCGGGCCTACGCGGAGTTCGGCTCCCAGCACGGGCTGAAGCGCACCCAGATCGACATCGACGGGGTGGACGCATGA
- a CDS encoding NAD(P)(+) transhydrogenase (Re/Si-specific) subunit beta: protein MVDFLSDSVLRLVYLVAAVLFIQGLRDMTHPRTAVRGNLTSAAGMLVAVVVTLLNFEILSPAVLVGGLAVGSLVGAGLGMTVDMTEMPQLVGAFNGFGGGASALVAGAELVARAGNGGAFPTDVAVAAAASGIIGAVTFTGSMVAAGKLHGVVTGSAIRYTGEQVVKALLLGVAVLAGGYLVVQPDLLSSVLQGSWVPAFWLLVAAAAVLGVMLVIPIGGADMPVVIALLNAYSGLAAAGTGFVLTNTALIIAGTLVGAAGFILTVIMCESMNRSLTNVLFGGFGEEASSEEMDDIYEGNITETSPAELEMLLDTADRVVVVPGYGMAVAQAQHAVAELSGLLDEDGVEVAFGIHPVAGRMPGHMNVLLAEADVPYDKMKELEEVNPTFSQTDVVIVTGANDVVNPRANEADGSPISGMPVLNVGDAGTVVVNKRSLSPGFSGIPNPLFAQDNTVMLFGDGKETMQEVVNEYKENR, encoded by the coding sequence GTGGTGGACTTCCTCTCGGATTCGGTGCTTCGGCTGGTCTACCTGGTCGCGGCGGTCCTGTTCATCCAGGGACTCCGCGACATGACCCACCCGCGGACGGCGGTCCGCGGGAACCTCACCTCGGCGGCCGGGATGCTCGTCGCCGTCGTCGTCACGCTGCTGAACTTCGAGATACTCTCGCCGGCCGTCCTGGTCGGGGGTCTCGCCGTCGGCAGCCTCGTCGGCGCCGGCCTCGGGATGACCGTCGACATGACCGAGATGCCGCAACTCGTCGGCGCGTTCAACGGCTTCGGCGGCGGCGCCTCCGCGCTCGTGGCCGGCGCCGAACTCGTCGCGCGGGCCGGCAACGGGGGCGCGTTCCCGACCGACGTCGCCGTCGCGGCGGCCGCCTCCGGCATCATCGGCGCCGTGACCTTCACCGGCAGCATGGTCGCCGCCGGCAAACTCCACGGCGTCGTCACCGGGTCGGCCATCCGCTACACCGGCGAACAGGTGGTCAAGGCGCTACTGCTGGGCGTCGCGGTGCTGGCGGGCGGCTACCTCGTCGTCCAGCCGGACCTGCTGTCGTCGGTGCTGCAGGGGTCGTGGGTGCCGGCGTTCTGGCTGCTCGTCGCCGCCGCCGCCGTTCTCGGCGTGATGCTCGTCATCCCCATCGGCGGGGCGGACATGCCCGTCGTCATCGCGCTGCTGAACGCCTACTCCGGGCTGGCGGCGGCCGGTACCGGGTTCGTCCTCACGAACACGGCCCTCATCATCGCGGGCACGCTCGTCGGCGCCGCCGGGTTCATCCTGACCGTCATCATGTGCGAGTCGATGAACCGCTCGCTGACCAACGTGCTGTTCGGCGGCTTCGGCGAGGAGGCCTCCAGCGAGGAGATGGACGACATCTACGAGGGCAACATCACGGAGACCTCGCCGGCAGAACTGGAGATGCTTCTGGACACCGCCGACCGGGTCGTCGTCGTGCCGGGCTACGGGATGGCGGTCGCACAGGCCCAGCACGCCGTCGCGGAACTGTCCGGGTTGCTCGACGAGGACGGCGTCGAGGTGGCGTTCGGCATCCATCCGGTCGCCGGCCGGATGCCGGGTCACATGAACGTCCTGCTGGCCGAGGCGGACGTCCCCTACGACAAGATGAAGGAACTCGAGGAGGTCAACCCGACCTTCTCGCAGACGGACGTGGTCATCGTCACCGGGGCCAACGACGTGGTGAACCCGCGGGCCAACGAGGCCGACGGCAGCCCCATCTCCGGGATGCCGGTGTTGAACGTCGGGGACGCTGGCACCGTCGTCGTCAACAAGCGGAGCCTCAGCCCCGGCTTCTCCGGGATTCCCAATCCGCTTTTCGCCCAGGACAACACGGTGATGCTGTTCGGCGACGGCAAGGAGACGATGCAGGAGGTCGTAAACGAGTACAAGGAGAACCGGTAG
- the thpR gene encoding RNA 2',3'-cyclic phosphodiesterase, giving the protein MRLFVSVDLEGLDGAVADAQEPFRGLPGLNPTDPATAHVTMKFLGEGDHDLGALSAAIERAVDSAGVDPFEARFEGLGVFPSMDYISVVWLGVAEGSEELTALHETLEDETTAIGYEPESHEFTPHVTLARMDNAAAKDEVQRAVRERDPEVGSLGVEELRLTESTLTPDGPEYETVAAFEL; this is encoded by the coding sequence ATGCGACTGTTCGTTAGCGTCGACCTCGAGGGCCTCGACGGGGCGGTGGCCGACGCACAGGAACCGTTCCGCGGCCTGCCGGGACTGAACCCCACCGACCCCGCGACGGCCCACGTAACGATGAAGTTCCTCGGGGAGGGCGACCACGACCTCGGGGCGCTGTCGGCCGCCATCGAGCGGGCCGTCGACTCGGCGGGTGTCGATCCCTTCGAGGCGCGCTTCGAGGGGCTCGGGGTCTTCCCCTCGATGGACTACATCAGCGTCGTCTGGCTCGGCGTCGCCGAGGGCAGCGAGGAGTTGACTGCGCTCCACGAGACGCTGGAGGACGAGACGACCGCCATCGGCTACGAGCCCGAATCCCACGAGTTCACGCCCCACGTCACGCTGGCGCGGATGGACAACGCCGCCGCGAAGGACGAGGTCCAGCGGGCGGTCCGCGAGCGCGACCCCGAGGTCGGGTCCCTCGGCGTCGAGGAACTCCGGCTCACGGAGAGCACGCTGACGCCCGACGGCCCCGAGTACGAGACGGTCGCGGCGTTCGAGCTCTGA
- a CDS encoding Re/Si-specific NAD(P)(+) transhydrogenase subunit alpha, translating to MIVGVPTETVPGETRVALVPPKTEDLIEDGHEVVVASGAGTGSDWTDADYREAGCEVVDDRETVFERADVVAQVRAMGARPDDDVDPYREGQVVVGLLGPYDLDDRLQRLADTGVTAFALELMPRISRAQSMDALSSMSSIGGYKSAIVAAEALPKMFPLQMTAAGTVQPAEVFVIGAGVAGLQAIATADRLGASVRGYDIRLEVKQEVESLGADFVELDLETEGSGDDEGYAREMDDEFLEKQRQELTRVVGESDVVITTAAVPGKPAPELVTEEMLDGMDSGGVVVDLSAATGGNCEVTDPGETVEYDGVTVFGPTNLPATVPHHASQLYSNNVSNFLENLYDDGELDTDDEIVDSTMLTHDGDVRWTHPAEAADDGDDSEAPEGDAAEAEGDDDD from the coding sequence ATGATAGTTGGGGTACCGACCGAGACCGTTCCGGGGGAGACGCGCGTCGCGCTCGTCCCGCCGAAGACCGAGGACCTCATCGAGGACGGCCACGAGGTAGTCGTCGCGTCCGGCGCCGGCACGGGGTCGGACTGGACCGACGCCGACTACCGCGAGGCCGGCTGTGAGGTCGTCGACGACCGCGAGACGGTGTTCGAACGCGCCGACGTCGTCGCACAGGTCCGGGCGATGGGCGCGAGACCGGACGACGACGTCGACCCCTACCGGGAGGGACAGGTCGTCGTCGGCCTGCTGGGTCCGTACGACCTGGACGACCGACTGCAGCGCCTCGCCGACACCGGGGTCACGGCCTTCGCGCTCGAACTCATGCCGCGCATCAGCCGGGCACAGAGCATGGACGCGCTGTCGTCGATGTCCAGCATCGGAGGCTACAAGTCGGCGATAGTCGCCGCCGAGGCGCTGCCGAAGATGTTCCCCCTGCAGATGACCGCCGCGGGCACCGTCCAGCCGGCCGAGGTGTTCGTCATCGGGGCCGGCGTCGCCGGCCTGCAGGCCATCGCCACGGCCGACCGCCTCGGCGCCTCCGTCCGCGGCTACGACATCCGCCTCGAGGTGAAACAGGAGGTCGAGAGCCTCGGCGCCGACTTCGTCGAACTCGACCTCGAGACCGAGGGCTCCGGCGACGACGAGGGGTACGCCCGCGAGATGGACGACGAGTTCCTCGAGAAACAGCGCCAGGAACTCACCCGCGTCGTCGGCGAGTCCGACGTGGTCATCACCACCGCGGCCGTCCCCGGCAAGCCCGCCCCGGAACTCGTCACCGAGGAGATGCTCGACGGGATGGATTCGGGCGGCGTCGTCGTCGACCTCTCGGCCGCGACGGGCGGCAACTGCGAGGTGACCGACCCCGGCGAGACGGTCGAGTACGACGGCGTCACCGTCTTCGGGCCGACGAACCTGCCCGCGACCGTCCCGCACCACGCCAGCCAACTGTACTCGAACAACGTCTCGAACTTCCTGGAGAACCTCTACGACGATGGCGAACTCGACACCGACGACGAGATCGTGGACTCGACGATGCTCACCCACGACGGCGACGTCCGCTGGACGCACCCGGCCGAGGCGGCCGACGACGGGGACGACTCCGAGGCGCCCGAGGGAGACGCCGCCGAAGCGGAGGGCGACGATGACGACTGA
- a CDS encoding DUF424 domain-containing protein: protein MLLCERSTQEGLLVSVCDADVLGDTFENGEVSLTVEPEFYDGEEATPEEVVASLSKATVANLVGHDAVGVAVEHGFVEEANVLEFEGTVHAQYLRM from the coding sequence ATGCTGCTGTGCGAGCGGTCGACACAGGAGGGGCTGCTCGTCTCCGTCTGCGACGCGGATGTCCTCGGGGACACCTTCGAGAACGGCGAGGTGTCGCTGACCGTCGAGCCGGAGTTCTACGACGGCGAGGAGGCGACCCCCGAGGAGGTCGTCGCCAGCCTCTCGAAGGCGACGGTTGCGAACCTCGTCGGCCACGACGCCGTCGGGGTCGCCGTCGAACACGGCTTCGTCGAGGAGGCCAACGTCCTCGAGTTCGAGGGGACCGTCCACGCCCAGTACCTCCGGATGTAA
- a CDS encoding translation initiation factor IF-6, with product MLRAALSGSAYVGVFARATDDCLLIRPDVEESLLEEFEAELEVPAVETTVAGSTTVGSLAVGNDSGILVSERVRDREVDRIETATDLPVVELPGRINAAGNVVLANNEGAYAHPDLSRKAIQAVEDALDVPVERGTLAGVRTVGTAAVATDDGVLCHPKTTDEELDALEELLGVYADIGTINYGGPLVGSGLVANENGYVVGQDTTGPELGRIEDALGYID from the coding sequence GTGCTCCGTGCGGCCCTCTCCGGCTCCGCCTACGTCGGCGTCTTCGCGCGGGCCACCGACGATTGTCTCCTGATCCGTCCGGACGTCGAGGAGTCGCTGCTCGAGGAGTTCGAGGCGGAACTGGAGGTGCCGGCCGTCGAGACGACCGTCGCCGGGTCGACGACCGTCGGTTCGCTGGCCGTCGGCAACGACAGCGGCATCCTCGTCAGCGAGCGGGTCCGCGACCGCGAGGTCGACCGCATCGAGACGGCGACGGACCTGCCGGTCGTGGAGCTTCCGGGCCGCATCAACGCCGCCGGAAACGTCGTCCTCGCGAACAACGAGGGGGCCTACGCCCACCCCGACCTCTCCCGAAAGGCGATTCAGGCCGTCGAGGACGCCCTCGACGTCCCCGTCGAGCGTGGGACCCTCGCCGGCGTGCGGACCGTCGGGACGGCGGCCGTCGCCACCGACGACGGGGTGCTCTGTCATCCGAAGACGACCGACGAGGAACTGGACGCCCTCGAGGAACTGCTCGGCGTCTACGCCGACATCGGGACCATCAACTACGGTGGCCCGCTGGTCGGCTCCGGCCTCGTGGCCAACGAGAACGGCTACGTGGTCGGCCAGGACACTACGGGACCCGAACTCGGGCGCATCGAGGACGCGCTCGGCTACATCGACTGA
- the pfdA gene encoding prefoldin subunit alpha, with product MSLGGGGGGGAMQQIQQQLQALEEEKQAIEAEIEAVEDEKAEIDEAIEAIETLETDDTVQVPLGGGAYVRAEIQDMDQVVVGLGGGYAAERDSEGAVDSLETKKDTLDDRIAELEDEIDEVDEETEELEQKAQQAQQQQMQQMQQQMQQQDDE from the coding sequence ATGAGCCTCGGCGGTGGCGGTGGCGGCGGCGCCATGCAGCAGATCCAGCAGCAACTCCAGGCCCTCGAAGAGGAGAAGCAGGCCATCGAGGCCGAAATCGAGGCCGTCGAGGACGAGAAGGCCGAGATCGACGAGGCCATCGAGGCCATCGAGACGCTGGAGACCGACGACACGGTGCAGGTCCCGCTCGGTGGCGGCGCCTACGTCCGCGCGGAGATTCAGGACATGGACCAGGTCGTCGTCGGCCTGGGCGGCGGCTACGCCGCCGAGCGCGACAGCGAGGGCGCGGTCGACTCCCTGGAGACGAAGAAGGACACCCTCGACGACCGCATCGCCGAACTGGAAGACGAAATCGACGAGGTCGACGAGGAGACCGAGGAACTCGAACAGAAGGCCCAGCAGGCCCAGCAACAGCAGATGCAGCAGATGCAACAGCAGATGCAGCAGCAGGACGACGAGTAA
- a CDS encoding type IV pilin N-terminal domain-containing protein, which produces MRDGVAVAVLAVAFLGVGVWFATTTTDLPSEAAPNATFSVNDLDDGTVAVEHAGGEPLDGDAVRVLVYEDRLLPDRTVHASTWAENGTVGPGDRLRIEDPRIESGHRVVVRWFGENGQANLAETRL; this is translated from the coding sequence GTGCGGGACGGTGTCGCCGTCGCCGTCCTCGCGGTCGCGTTCCTCGGCGTCGGGGTTTGGTTCGCCACCACGACCACCGACCTCCCGAGCGAGGCGGCCCCGAACGCCACGTTCTCCGTGAACGACCTCGACGACGGGACGGTCGCCGTCGAGCACGCGGGCGGCGAGCCGCTCGACGGCGACGCCGTCAGGGTGCTGGTCTACGAGGACCGACTCCTGCCGGACCGGACCGTCCACGCGTCGACGTGGGCGGAGAACGGGACCGTCGGCCCGGGTGATCGGCTCCGCATCGAGGACCCGCGGATCGAGTCCGGTCACAGAGTCGTCGTCCGGTGGTTCGGCGAAAACGGGCAGGCCAACCTCGCCGAGACGCGTCTCTAG
- a CDS encoding tetratricopeptide repeat protein, whose protein sequence is MTDDERDEPHEFSEGQGFGEPYEGFDIDPPSLDVDPDQVDPVDSRVVADTLDREQIPADQVDAEELLDVGLDYMRINRHEQATDTFERAAQFTDDDGIEQEAWVNKGAAHAELQEFQRAIDAYREALAIDDDSEHAASAETNLAYALWKAGQSEQALEHAERAVELDPRFPQGWYNRGFFLLERGLAEDAVSCFDNALRLGHRSPDVLEEKARALEEMGEDDRAEEVADEAEELRQQAEERMVEERQR, encoded by the coding sequence ATGACAGACGACGAGCGCGACGAACCCCACGAGTTCTCCGAGGGGCAGGGGTTCGGCGAGCCGTACGAGGGCTTCGACATCGACCCGCCGTCGCTGGACGTCGACCCCGACCAGGTCGACCCCGTCGACTCCCGGGTCGTCGCCGACACCCTCGACCGCGAGCAGATCCCGGCCGATCAGGTCGACGCCGAGGAACTGCTCGACGTGGGGCTCGACTACATGCGTATCAACCGCCACGAACAGGCCACCGACACCTTCGAGCGTGCCGCGCAGTTCACCGACGACGACGGCATCGAGCAGGAGGCGTGGGTGAACAAGGGCGCCGCACACGCCGAACTGCAGGAGTTCCAGCGGGCCATCGACGCCTACCGGGAGGCGCTCGCAATCGACGACGACTCCGAACACGCTGCTTCGGCGGAGACCAATCTCGCCTACGCGCTGTGGAAGGCCGGGCAAAGCGAGCAGGCGCTGGAGCACGCCGAGCGGGCCGTCGAACTCGATCCCCGGTTCCCGCAGGGCTGGTACAACCGCGGCTTCTTCCTCCTGGAGCGGGGACTCGCCGAGGACGCCGTCTCCTGTTTCGACAACGCGCTCCGACTCGGCCACCGCAGCCCCGACGTCCTCGAGGAGAAGGCCCGCGCGCTGGAGGAGATGGGCGAGGACGACCGCGCCGAGGAGGTCGCCGACGAGGCCGAGGAACTGCGACAGCAGGCCGAAGAGCGGATGGTCGAAGAGCGCCAGCGATGA
- a CDS encoding tubulin/FtsZ family protein: protein MKLAVIGFGQAGGKILDRFLEYDTNRGTGVIDQPVAVNSAKADLMSLEHVPKHNRVLIGQTVVNGHGAGTEPDLGRECTETDLGEIQTAIENGSTSEVDAFLILAGLGGGTGSGGSPVLADYLQRIYAKPVYGLGILPAESEGGIYNRNAADSLEKFVDSVDNLLLFDNDAFKTTGESLAEGYAAINDEIVTRFGALLSAGEVDALGDTVAESVVDASEIINTFGDRGITSVGYASESVEDDTGGFFDRFTDEEPDIAANGGSAERISSLVRRATLGQLTVPCGIESTKRALLVVSGPPEKLDRKGIEQARSWLEETADCLEVRAGDYPLPGEDRVAAVVVFSGVTDIPRIDDVQSAAIRAEEFIWQTNQGTEDELEALVEYGEQSRTPTSLD from the coding sequence ATGAAACTCGCAGTAATCGGCTTCGGGCAAGCGGGCGGGAAGATCCTCGACCGCTTCCTGGAATACGACACGAACAGAGGTACCGGCGTCATCGACCAGCCAGTCGCGGTCAACTCCGCGAAGGCCGACCTGATGTCCCTCGAGCACGTCCCCAAACACAACCGCGTCCTCATCGGACAGACCGTGGTCAACGGCCACGGTGCGGGGACGGAACCGGACCTCGGGCGGGAGTGTACGGAGACGGACCTCGGGGAGATACAGACGGCGATAGAGAACGGCTCGACGAGCGAGGTCGACGCCTTCCTCATCCTCGCGGGGCTCGGCGGCGGCACCGGCAGCGGCGGGAGTCCGGTGCTGGCGGACTACCTCCAGCGGATCTACGCCAAACCGGTCTACGGACTCGGTATCCTGCCCGCCGAGAGCGAGGGCGGGATCTACAACCGGAACGCGGCCGACTCCCTGGAGAAGTTCGTCGACAGCGTCGACAACCTGCTGCTGTTCGACAACGACGCGTTCAAGACGACCGGCGAGAGCCTCGCCGAGGGGTACGCCGCCATCAACGACGAGATCGTCACCCGGTTCGGTGCGCTACTCTCGGCCGGCGAGGTGGACGCCCTCGGCGACACCGTCGCCGAATCCGTCGTCGACGCCTCCGAGATCATCAACACGTTCGGCGACCGCGGCATCACGAGCGTGGGCTACGCATCGGAGTCGGTCGAGGACGACACCGGCGGCTTCTTCGACCGCTTCACCGACGAGGAGCCGGACATCGCAGCGAACGGCGGCTCCGCGGAACGCATCAGCTCGCTCGTCCGCCGGGCGACCCTCGGTCAGCTCACCGTCCCCTGTGGGATCGAGAGCACGAAACGGGCGCTGTTGGTCGTCTCCGGACCGCCCGAGAAACTCGACCGCAAGGGCATCGAGCAGGCCCGAAGCTGGCTCGAAGAGACCGCCGACTGCCTGGAGGTCCGGGCGGGCGACTACCCGCTGCCCGGCGAGGACCGGGTCGCTGCGGTCGTCGTCTTCTCCGGCGTGACGGACATTCCCCGCATCGACGACGTGCAGTCGGCGGCGATCCGTGCCGAGGAGTTCATCTGGCAGACCAACCAGGGGACCGAGGACGAACTCGAGGCGCTCGTCGAGTACGGCGAGCAGTCGCGGACGCCGACATCGCTGGACTGA
- the ftsY gene encoding signal recognition particle-docking protein FtsY has protein sequence MFDGLKEKLGRFQEDVEEEAEAADSEAADDAESAEPTESAESTASTDAAAADESDESEDEEDDVGLAKKAALAATGKTIITESELEEPLEQLELELLQGDVEMSVAREITDRIRERLVGDTRKQVESGEQVVQRAIADALREVIGVGQFDFEGRIAEAEKPIVMVFTGVNGVGKTTSIAKMARWLEERGYSSVLANGDTYRAGANEQIEEHAEVLGKKIITHEQGGDPAAVIYDAVEYAEANGVDVVLGDTAGRLHTSNDLMAQLEKIDRVVDPDMTLFVDEAVAGQDATNRAEEFNDAAEIDGAILTKADADSQGGAAISIAHVTGKPILFLGTGQGYEDLERFDPDVIVDRLLDEA, from the coding sequence ATGTTCGACGGACTGAAAGAGAAGCTCGGCCGGTTCCAGGAGGACGTCGAGGAGGAGGCCGAGGCGGCCGACAGCGAGGCGGCGGACGACGCCGAGTCCGCCGAGCCCACCGAGTCCGCCGAATCCACCGCGTCTACCGACGCCGCTGCCGCCGACGAGTCCGACGAGAGCGAGGACGAGGAGGACGACGTCGGTCTCGCCAAGAAGGCGGCGCTGGCCGCGACGGGCAAGACCATCATCACCGAGTCGGAGCTCGAGGAGCCGCTCGAACAGCTCGAACTCGAGTTGCTGCAGGGCGACGTCGAGATGAGCGTCGCCCGGGAGATAACCGACCGCATCCGCGAGCGACTGGTCGGCGACACCCGCAAGCAGGTCGAGTCCGGCGAGCAGGTCGTCCAGCGGGCCATCGCCGACGCGCTCCGGGAGGTCATCGGCGTCGGCCAGTTCGACTTCGAGGGTCGCATCGCCGAGGCCGAGAAGCCAATCGTGATGGTGTTCACCGGCGTCAACGGCGTCGGCAAGACCACCTCCATCGCCAAGATGGCCCGGTGGCTGGAGGAGCGCGGCTACTCGTCGGTGCTGGCCAACGGCGACACCTACCGGGCCGGCGCAAACGAGCAGATCGAGGAGCACGCCGAGGTCCTCGGCAAGAAGATAATCACCCACGAGCAGGGCGGCGACCCGGCGGCGGTCATCTACGACGCCGTCGAGTACGCCGAGGCCAACGGCGTCGACGTCGTGCTGGGCGACACCGCCGGTCGCCTGCACACCTCCAACGACCTGATGGCGCAACTGGAGAAGATCGACCGCGTCGTCGACCCGGACATGACGCTGTTCGTCGACGAGGCCGTCGCGGGCCAGGACGCGACCAACCGGGCCGAGGAGTTCAACGACGCCGCCGAAATCGACGGCGCCATCCTCACGAAGGCCGACGCGGACTCCCAGGGCGGGGCCGCCATCTCCATCGCCCACGTCACCGGCAAGCCGATACTCTTCCTCGGGACCGGGCAGGGCTACGAGGACCTGGAGCGGTTCGACCCCGACGTCATCGTCGACCGCCTGCTCGACGAGGCGTAG
- a CDS encoding NAD(P) transhydrogenase subunit alpha, which produces MTDLITNLTFFVLAAFLGYSIITKIPATLHTPLMSGANAITGITLVGAVVVAGSGSTTLATALGFLAVVMATINVVGGYLVSHIMLQDFHGGN; this is translated from the coding sequence GTGACGGACCTCATCACGAACCTGACGTTCTTCGTCCTGGCGGCGTTCCTCGGCTACTCCATCATCACCAAGATCCCGGCGACGCTGCACACGCCGCTGATGTCGGGCGCCAACGCCATCACCGGCATCACGCTGGTCGGCGCCGTGGTGGTCGCCGGCTCCGGGTCGACGACGCTTGCGACCGCGCTCGGCTTCCTCGCGGTCGTGATGGCGACCATCAACGTCGTCGGGGGCTACCTGGTGAGCCACATCATGCTGCAGGACTTCCACGGGGGGAACTGA
- a CDS encoding 50S ribosomal protein L39e gives MSKKSKAKKKRLSKLERQNSRVPAWVIMKTDRDTLRNHKRRNWRRNDTDE, from the coding sequence ATGAGCAAGAAGTCGAAGGCCAAGAAGAAGCGCCTCTCGAAACTCGAGCGGCAGAACAGCCGCGTGCCGGCCTGGGTCATCATGAAGACCGACCGCGACACGCTCCGCAACCACAAGCGCCGCAATTGGCGGCGGAACGACACGGACGAATGA
- a CDS encoding 50S ribosomal protein L31e, whose translation MSAEFDERVMTVPLRDVLAESKGQRADKAMSLVRSHLAQHFNVAEDDVRLDPSINEAVWSRGRSKPPEKLRVRAARFEEEGEAVVEAETA comes from the coding sequence ATGAGCGCCGAATTCGACGAGCGCGTCATGACGGTGCCGCTGCGGGACGTCCTCGCGGAGTCGAAGGGCCAGCGCGCCGACAAGGCCATGAGCCTCGTCCGCTCGCACCTCGCCCAGCACTTCAACGTCGCCGAGGACGACGTCCGCCTGGACCCCTCCATCAACGAGGCCGTCTGGTCGCGCGGCCGCTCGAAGCCCCCCGAGAAGCTCCGCGTCCGCGCCGCCCGCTTCGAGGAGGAGGGCGAGGCGGTCGTCGAGGCCGAGACCGCATAA